The following proteins are encoded in a genomic region of Xanthomonas citri pv. mangiferaeindicae:
- a CDS encoding isocitrate lyase, whose amino-acid sequence MTTRQHQIDALQQEWTTDPRWSGIRRTYTAADVVRLRGSVQPEHTLARRGAQRLWTLLNGQAKKGYVNAFGAISAGQAMQQAKAGLEAVYLSGWQVAADGNTSETMYPDQSLYAYDSVPAMVRRINNTFQRADEIQWKNIADGKLDAREAIDFFLPIVADGEAGFGGVLNAYELMKNMIVAGAAGVHFEDQLAAVKKCGHMGGKVLVPTQEAVQKLIAARLAADVLGVPSIVLARTDAEAATLLTSDFDANDAPFVTGERTAEGFYKVRNGLEQAISRGVAYAPFADLVWCETGTPDLGFAREFAQAVHAATPGKLLAYNCSPSFNWKKNLDDRQIASFQDELSALGYKFQFITLAGIHINWFNSFRFAHDYARGEGMRHYVEQVQEREFAARDQGYTFVSHQQEVGAGYFDDVTTVIQGGASSVTALTGSTEEAQFYATRAA is encoded by the coding sequence ATGACCACGCGCCAGCACCAGATCGATGCCTTGCAGCAAGAATGGACCACTGACCCGCGCTGGAGCGGCATCCGCCGCACCTATACCGCGGCCGACGTCGTGCGCCTGCGCGGCAGCGTGCAGCCCGAGCACACGCTGGCCCGTCGCGGTGCGCAGCGGCTGTGGACGCTGCTCAACGGACAGGCCAAGAAGGGCTACGTCAATGCGTTCGGTGCGATCAGCGCCGGGCAGGCGATGCAGCAGGCCAAGGCGGGACTGGAGGCGGTGTACCTGTCGGGCTGGCAGGTTGCGGCCGACGGCAACACCTCCGAGACCATGTATCCCGACCAGTCGCTGTATGCCTACGACTCGGTGCCGGCGATGGTGCGCCGGATCAACAACACCTTCCAGCGTGCCGACGAGATCCAGTGGAAGAACATCGCCGACGGCAAGCTCGACGCGCGCGAGGCGATCGATTTCTTCCTGCCGATCGTCGCCGATGGCGAGGCCGGCTTCGGCGGCGTGCTCAATGCCTACGAGTTGATGAAGAACATGATCGTCGCCGGTGCGGCGGGTGTGCACTTCGAGGACCAACTGGCGGCGGTCAAGAAGTGCGGCCATATGGGCGGCAAGGTGCTGGTGCCGACCCAGGAGGCGGTGCAGAAGCTCATCGCCGCGCGCCTGGCCGCCGATGTGCTCGGTGTGCCGTCGATCGTGCTCGCGCGCACCGATGCCGAGGCGGCCACCTTGCTGACCTCCGACTTCGATGCCAACGACGCGCCGTTCGTCACCGGCGAACGCACCGCCGAGGGCTTCTACAAGGTCCGCAACGGCCTGGAGCAGGCGATCAGCCGCGGCGTGGCCTACGCCCCGTTCGCCGACCTGGTGTGGTGTGAGACCGGCACCCCGGATCTGGGCTTCGCGCGCGAATTCGCCCAGGCCGTCCACGCCGCCACCCCCGGCAAGCTGCTCGCCTACAACTGCTCGCCGAGCTTCAACTGGAAGAAGAACCTCGACGACCGCCAGATCGCCTCGTTCCAGGACGAGCTGTCGGCGCTGGGCTACAAGTTCCAGTTCATCACCCTGGCGGGCATCCACATCAACTGGTTCAACAGCTTCCGATTCGCGCACGACTACGCGCGCGGCGAAGGCATGCGCCACTACGTCGAGCAGGTGCAGGAGCGCGAGTTCGCCGCGCGCGATCAGGGCTACACCTTCGTCTCGCACCAGCAGGAAGTCGGCGCCGGCTACTTCGACGATGTCACCACGGTGATCCAGGGCGGCGCCTCCAGCGTGACCGCACTGACCGGCTCGACCGAGGAGGCCCAGTTCTACGCCACGCGAGCCGCGTGA